cacccctccaccgtcagactcctcaatgacaaactcaatcagagactcatttaaggagtcttacttctgcactttattttttttctctatttctgtattgcacagtcagtttgtttacatttcttaatttggtttacatgtgtacgttgagtctgTTTTTCTTTACACTGGTAATAAGTggttaattctgcctcatctgcaggGAATAATAAAGTATTTCAGCATGTATgtgtctctgacaataaatctgaaatgtcacGCCATGAGAAACCAGCTTTGCTATCATGCCTGCCCACACATTTTTTATGGTTAGAGCATCAGAGGGACTATTTAAGAATGGTTTGGATCACGGCTGGTGTGTATCGTAACCTCTCATAATCCTTCGTCTATAAATTCTGATCCTTTGTTTTTCCGTCACTTTGTGACGGCGGCAAAACCTCTGTCAACCTCTTTGATGACATATTTCAATGATTTCCACACTGGGCACCCTGTACTCCAAATCCCTACCCGTTACTGTAGACACATTGTTATCAACTGAGGAAAGAAAATCCAAGGAGAATAAGGAAGGAAAAGGCTCTGGGAAAAAATTTCAACAGATTCCTCAGGTGTCCAGAACCAtattacatataaccatataacaactacagtatggaaacaggccatcttggctccTCTAGtttgcactgatttaagtgaaactccactagtcccacctacctgctccctgtctatAACcccccaatcccctcacatccatgcactcatccaaccttttcttaaaggacaaaattgacccctgctgcaaccacctcttccagcaggtcattccactcatccaccactctctgagtgaagaagcttcctcttatgttacttctaaagtttttccccctaacccttaacttatgaccctggTTCCAATCTTTCCTGCCCTCAAGGGAAAGAACACATTCACATccacttcataattttatatacctctatcagatccctccctcaaccttctgcgcactaatgaataaagacccaatctactcaatctttctttggtgTACATGATCTGATAATTCATTGACCTTTCTGGTGCCAACTCTGTCCCAATCAATTATCAGTACTGCTATTGCTGATACCAAGTGATCAAAACTTCCCAAAATTGCTGTATTCCATTTACCTGCCTATACTGCTAATGGGGACTTTAACTTACTTCTCATTAGCCTGTTATCTCCATTAAAATCTCCAGGTTTGTCCTTCAGACCTCTTGGGCCCTTTGTAATAAGATGTGAACGGAAGCTAGTTTGACCCCTTTGCTGTCGGTCAGTGAGGCGAATGCCTTGGTAGTTCATTGTTCACTGTTTCCACGGTCTTCTCCTTTTCCTTAGAGGCCAGCAGAGATCGTAGAAGAAGAGGAGGACTTACATGAGCAGTGTAAAGAAGAGGGGGATGGGACGCTCCATAACGTGGAGGAGGAAGTTTATGATGACGCATATTACAAAGAGGCAACACTTAAGCCTTGCCAGATAGAAGAGTCCCATCGTTTGCAAATGGATCCGCAAGAAGTGGAAAAAAACGGCCATGCAAGTGAAGCCAATACTCGGGTGGTAGAGCAAGAAGTGGAAGAGGCTACTCAACCAGAAGAGAAtcctaaatataaatataaatattttcaacCACATGATCGTCCCGCTCAAGAGACCACTGAAGATGAACCTCAGATAAGTGAAGAAATTGATGACCTTGCAGAGCAAGAGAAGAAGCAAGGTGCTGATCAGATGGAAGAAGGTTTTACAGATAAATATTTTCCTCCTCTGCAAGATCTTCCTCATGACGAAGAGAAGATAATTGATGAAAGTGAAGCTGAGCCTCAGGTAGAAGAAGAGGTTGTGAACCTTGCCGACCAAGGGGAGGACATTCCTAATCGATCAGCTGGCGATCCTCAAGGCAAATGCCGTCCTCTGCAAAATATTTCTCATGGAGGGCGGGCCAACAGGGAAAGTGCATCTGAAGTTCAGGCAGAAGAAGAAATTGCTGAGCCTGCAGAGCAAGGTGTTGACCAAACAGAAGGGATTTCTAAAGATAAATATCTCCCTCAGCAAGGGCTTCCCAATGAAGAGGAGATCACCGTCAATGAAAAGGGACCTGAACCTCAGGCAGAAGAAGAAACGGCTGAGCAGGCAGAAGAGAATCATTGCCCACAAGGCAGGCTCCAGAAAGGGGATTTGGACCAGAAATTGAAAGATGGTTCTGCAGAACAAAAAGCTCCTCTGGAAGAGAATGAGAGTGCGATCACGCCCGCATTAGACCCCAGCAAGGTAATGGACctttaatatttctgctttgtcttctcaCTTTGTACAAACACGGGAATGACATTTGGCAAACGTGTTTAAATTAGTTGAATCAATATTTAATTTTCAGCTTTCTCCTAGTTTCTCCTCACCCTTTCTCGACCTCCCCCACCGCCCCTACTATTCGTTGTCATAACCTGACCAATTTTGATTAAGTTAAAGTCTGCAACCACTAAAATTACCAAGTCCTATTC
The Narcine bancroftii isolate sNarBan1 chromosome 1, sNarBan1.hap1, whole genome shotgun sequence genome window above contains:
- the LOC138747980 gene encoding doublecortin domain-containing protein 2-like isoform X3 gives rise to the protein MKNSCSLIKPVAHSRIIASARFRKPTQGPCIICVIPNGDLLNPAVRLLIPKRVLDQWEQVLASITEKVNLRTGAVRKLHTLDGRSINDGSELENGGCYVAVGRDKFKKLPYSEIIFSKSYPRRTNRSKAASLPPIPGSKKNKENGDRQIHSTETESEEYLLARWQAPKRKGKKEQASPRGESIFHAKPIKMTPGRNNTGSPNLVPENENSRFKVFEERRETMGAMEVQEDNQTQVELPIDQRPAEIVEEEEDLHEQCKEEGDGTLHNVEEEVYDDAYYKEATLKPCQIEESHRLQMDPQEVEKNGHASEANTRVVEQEVEEATQPEENPKYKYKYFQPHDRPAQETTEDEPQISEEIDDLAEQEKKQGADQMEEGFTDKYFPPLQDLPHDEEKIIDESEAEPQVEEEVVNLADQGEDIPNRSAGDPQGKCRPLQNISHGGRANRESASEVQAEEEIAEPAEQGVDQTEGISKDKYLPQQGLPNEEEITVNEKGPEPQAEEETAEQAEENHCPQGRLQKGDLDQKLKDGSAEQKAPLEENESAITPALDPSKDDNNLKEMLTTPAESIPDTLETDGKEMIESATGHAVLAQ